From the genome of Streptomyces sp. NBC_01260, one region includes:
- the menC gene encoding o-succinylbenzoate synthase, producing the protein MKITGVELRTVAMPLVAPFRTSFGTETVREAVLLRAVTDEAEGWGECCAGTAPLYSCEYTQGAADVLTRYLIPAVKGVGGAHQVGPALAAFKGHRTAKAALEMAVLDAELRAREQPLSQAFGAIRTHVPCGVSVGITDTVPELLDLVAEYLAAGYQRIKLKIEPGWDIEPVAAVRERFGDIPLQVDANAAYRLDQARHLARLDPFDLTLLEQPLAEDDLLGHAELAKRLTTPICLDESIVDARAAAAAIKLKACGIVNIKPGRVGGYLEAKRIHDVCVANDVPVWCGGMLETGLGRAANVALAALPGFQLPGDTSASDRYYTTDITEPFRLAEGRLRVPTGPGLGVTPIPELLQAVTVSTRWIPV; encoded by the coding sequence ATGAAGATCACCGGAGTCGAGCTCCGCACCGTGGCGATGCCGCTCGTCGCGCCGTTCCGTACGAGTTTTGGGACCGAAACGGTCCGTGAGGCCGTCCTGCTGCGGGCGGTGACCGACGAAGCGGAAGGCTGGGGCGAGTGCTGCGCGGGTACCGCACCCCTGTACTCCTGCGAGTACACGCAGGGCGCGGCGGACGTCCTGACCCGCTATCTGATCCCGGCAGTCAAGGGCGTCGGCGGCGCACACCAGGTGGGGCCCGCCCTGGCCGCGTTCAAGGGCCACCGTACGGCCAAGGCAGCCCTGGAAATGGCAGTCCTGGACGCCGAACTCAGGGCACGCGAACAGCCGTTGAGCCAGGCCTTCGGCGCCATCCGTACCCATGTCCCCTGCGGCGTCTCGGTGGGCATCACCGACACGGTCCCCGAGCTCCTGGACCTCGTGGCGGAATACCTCGCAGCGGGCTACCAGCGAATCAAGCTGAAGATCGAACCGGGCTGGGACATCGAGCCGGTCGCGGCGGTGCGCGAGCGCTTCGGCGACATCCCGCTCCAGGTCGACGCGAACGCCGCGTACCGGCTCGACCAGGCCCGGCACCTGGCCCGGCTCGACCCCTTCGACCTGACCCTGCTGGAGCAGCCGCTGGCCGAGGACGACCTCCTGGGCCACGCGGAGCTGGCGAAACGCCTCACGACGCCCATCTGCCTGGACGAGTCGATCGTCGACGCGCGCGCCGCCGCCGCCGCGATCAAGCTGAAGGCGTGCGGAATCGTGAACATCAAACCCGGCCGCGTCGGCGGCTACCTGGAGGCCAAGCGCATCCACGACGTCTGTGTCGCCAACGACGTCCCGGTCTGGTGCGGCGGCATGCTGGAGACCGGCCTGGGCCGGGCGGCGAATGTCGCGCTGGCGGCGCTGCCCGGGTTCCAGCTGCCCGGCGACACCTCCGCCTCCGACCGGTACTACACCACCGACATCACCGAGCCGTTCAGGCTGGCGGAGGGGCGGCTGCGGGTTCCGACAGGACCTGGCCTGGGTGTGACCCCGATCCCCGAGCTCTTGCAGGCGGTGACGGTCAGCACCCGGTGGATACCCGTATGA